One segment of Halococcus salsus DNA contains the following:
- a CDS encoding AbrB/MazE/SpoVT family DNA-binding domain-containing protein, which translates to MSESDAGTEAVGESAVSGDRAAIPASIRERADIEDGDTIRWRWQNGELSVEVVRQRTGVFADFDGFEGEHESLDHDHAGLEPAGEFDAGEE; encoded by the coding sequence ATGAGCGAATCGGACGCGGGTACCGAGGCGGTCGGCGAAAGCGCTGTCTCCGGTGACCGCGCCGCGATCCCGGCGTCGATCCGCGAACGGGCCGACATCGAGGACGGCGATACGATCCGCTGGCGGTGGCAGAACGGTGAACTCTCCGTGGAGGTCGTTCGTCAGCGAACCGGGGTCTTCGCGGATTTCGACGGCTTCGAGGGCGAACACGAATCCCTCGACCACGACCACGCGGGTCTCGAACCCGCGGGCGAATTCGA